The Sphingorhabdus sp. Alg231-15 genome has a segment encoding these proteins:
- the truA gene encoding tRNA pseudouridine(38-40) synthase TruA, whose protein sequence is MTRFAITLEFDGRPYMGWQHQDHGPSVQQAVENAIKTITQQEIRVFAAGRTDAGVHALGMRAHFDLETRLTPFRLMEGLNAGLRPHPVAVLACDIVDDDWHARFNCIGRRYVYKITNRRAPLTLDKGHSWQVARPLDAGVMHDAAQLLVGQHDFTTFRSTQCQAQSPVKTLDSISVTRFGEEIEVEVAARSFLHHQVRSMVGCLKLVGDGKWARNDLQKALEAKDRDALGFNAPPDGLYFVDAIYPKAEKKSETE, encoded by the coding sequence ATGACCCGTTTCGCGATCACTCTGGAATTTGATGGCCGCCCGTACATGGGTTGGCAGCATCAGGACCACGGCCCCAGCGTCCAGCAAGCTGTTGAGAATGCTATTAAAACTATCACCCAGCAAGAGATTCGTGTCTTTGCCGCTGGCCGTACGGACGCGGGCGTCCATGCGCTCGGGATGCGGGCGCATTTTGATCTGGAGACGCGGTTGACGCCATTTCGGCTGATGGAGGGTCTCAACGCCGGGCTACGCCCCCATCCCGTTGCGGTGCTTGCTTGCGACATTGTCGATGATGATTGGCATGCCCGCTTCAACTGCATTGGCCGGCGCTATGTTTACAAGATCACCAACCGCCGGGCGCCGCTGACATTGGACAAAGGACACAGCTGGCAGGTCGCCAGACCGCTGGATGCCGGAGTGATGCATGATGCTGCGCAGCTATTGGTCGGGCAGCATGATTTCACGACCTTTCGCTCCACCCAATGTCAGGCGCAGAGCCCGGTGAAGACGTTGGACAGCATTTCCGTCACTCGCTTTGGTGAAGAGATTGAGGTGGAGGTTGCAGCGCGATCTTTCCTGCATCATCAGGTGCGCTCGATGGTCGGCTGTCTGAAACTGGTTGGTGATGGCAAGTGGGCGCGTAATGACTTGCAGAAAGCACTTGAGGCCAAGGACCGCGATGCGCTGGGGTTCAACGCACCGCCGGACGGCCTCTATTTTGTCGATGCAATTTATCCAAAGGCCGAGAAAAAGTCAGAGACCGAATAG